One Methylosinus sp. C49 DNA segment encodes these proteins:
- the tpiA gene encoding triose-phosphate isomerase, with amino-acid sequence MPFTPRPLVAGNWKMNGLSASLGEIETISACYDAALREKVELAICPPVTLLERAARILSGAKIALGGQDCHEKPSGAHTGDISAEMLADAGASYVIVGHSERRADHGEGDALIRAKAEAGLRAGLTPIVCVGETRAERDAGRASAIVEAQLDGSLPRSVAPDHLVVAYEPVWAIGTGLTPTPLDVAQMHAAIRARLVALLGADAETTRILYGGSVKPANAAELLRVKNVDGALVGGASLTAREFLEIAEIYR; translated from the coding sequence ATGCCTTTCACGCCGCGCCCGCTCGTCGCTGGAAATTGGAAAATGAACGGGCTTTCGGCGTCGCTCGGCGAAATCGAGACCATCTCCGCATGCTATGACGCCGCCTTGCGGGAAAAGGTCGAGCTGGCGATCTGCCCGCCCGTCACTCTGCTGGAACGCGCGGCGCGCATTCTCTCCGGCGCGAAAATCGCGCTCGGCGGGCAGGACTGCCACGAAAAGCCGAGCGGCGCGCATACGGGCGATATTTCCGCCGAAATGCTGGCCGACGCCGGCGCATCTTACGTGATCGTCGGCCATAGCGAGCGGCGCGCCGATCATGGCGAGGGCGATGCGCTCATCCGCGCCAAGGCGGAGGCGGGCCTGCGCGCCGGGCTCACGCCCATCGTCTGCGTCGGCGAGACGCGCGCCGAGCGCGACGCCGGCCGCGCATCGGCGATCGTCGAAGCGCAGCTGGACGGCTCGCTGCCGCGCAGCGTCGCGCCGGATCATCTCGTCGTCGCCTATGAGCCGGTATGGGCGATCGGCACCGGCCTCACTCCGACGCCTCTCGACGTCGCGCAAATGCACGCCGCCATCCGCGCCCGGCTCGTCGCCCTCCTCGGCGCCGACGCGGAGACGACCCGCATTCTCTATGGCGGCTCGGTGAAGCCAGCCAACGCCGCCGAGCTGCTGCGCGTGAAAAATGTCGATGGCGCGCTCGTCGGCGGCGCCTCTTTGACCGCGAGGGAGTTTCTGGAAATCGCCGAAATCTATCGCTGA
- the ndk gene encoding nucleoside-diphosphate kinase: MAIERTFSIIKPDATKRNLTGKINALIEDAGLRIVAQKRIQLTRAQAETFYGVHKERPFFGELIESITSGPVVVQVLEGEGAIAKYRTVMGATNPASADPGTIRKEFAVSIGENSVHGSDAPETAAIEIPQFFSGNEIVG; the protein is encoded by the coding sequence ATGGCGATCGAACGCACATTCTCCATCATCAAGCCGGACGCCACCAAGCGCAATCTGACCGGCAAGATCAACGCCCTCATCGAGGACGCTGGGCTCCGCATCGTGGCGCAGAAGCGCATCCAGCTGACGCGCGCGCAGGCCGAGACCTTCTATGGCGTCCACAAGGAGCGCCCCTTCTTCGGCGAGCTGATCGAATCGATCACCTCCGGCCCGGTCGTCGTCCAGGTGCTGGAAGGCGAGGGCGCCATCGCCAAATATCGCACCGTCATGGGCGCGACCAATCCGGCGAGCGCCGATCCGGGCACGATCCGCAAGGAATTCGCCGTCTCCATCGGCGAGAATTCCGTGCATGGCTCCGACGCGCCGGAGACGGCGGCGATCGAGATCCCGCAGTTCTTCTCCGGCAATGAGATCGTCGGCTGA
- a CDS encoding glutathione S-transferase family protein, translating to MIKLYSFGPYFGLPDASPFVLKTMALLKFAGLRYIEDHSGFGRAPKGKLPYIDDQGKIVADSTFIRLYLEKTYGIDFDAGLTAEQRAAGWAIEKMLEEHYYWLLVQARWIDDGNFARGPALFFSGAPAIVRPLVKALIRKKIARTLIAQGLGRHTNEQLAELGRRDIEALSTLLGDKPYLFGAAPSAADAAAFAMVAQTLVSELVSPLRDAVASQPNLVAYRDRLLAAYFPSYAVG from the coding sequence ATGATAAAATTATACTCATTCGGTCCTTATTTCGGCCTCCCGGATGCAAGCCCCTTTGTGCTCAAGACCATGGCGCTTCTGAAATTCGCCGGACTTCGCTATATCGAGGATCATTCCGGCTTCGGCCGCGCGCCCAAAGGCAAGCTGCCCTACATCGACGATCAGGGAAAGATCGTCGCCGACTCGACCTTCATCCGCCTCTATCTCGAAAAAACCTATGGCATAGATTTCGACGCCGGCCTCACCGCGGAACAGCGCGCCGCCGGCTGGGCGATCGAGAAAATGCTGGAGGAACATTATTATTGGCTGCTGGTGCAGGCGCGCTGGATCGACGACGGCAATTTCGCGCGCGGGCCGGCGCTATTCTTCTCCGGCGCGCCGGCGATCGTGCGACCGCTGGTCAAAGCGCTGATCCGCAAGAAGATCGCCCGCACGCTCATAGCGCAGGGCCTCGGCCGTCATACGAATGAGCAGCTCGCCGAGCTCGGACGGCGCGACATAGAAGCGCTCTCCACCCTGCTCGGCGACAAGCCCTATCTCTTCGGCGCGGCGCCGAGCGCAGCCGACGCCGCCGCCTTCGCCATGGTGGCGCAGACCCTAGTCTCCGAACTCGTCTCGCCGCTCCGCGACGCGGTGGCGAGCCAGCCAAATCTCGTGGCTTACCGAGACCGGCTGCTCGCCGCCTATTTTCCGAGCTATGCCGTCGGCTGA
- the purN gene encoding phosphoribosylglycinamide formyltransferase: MSRLRTAILISGRGSNMDALIEAARAPDFPAEIALVASNRPEAAGLAKAKAAGIGVAAVDHKIYAGREEFERSLQIVLETHRIDFLCLAGFMRLLTPWFIGQWRGRMLNIHPALLPSFRGLHTHERALADGVKIHGCTVHFVVPEMDEGPIVAQSAVAVLDSDTPDSLAARVLEQEHLLYPRALRLVASGAVRVEGNRVLGASPSPQPALAVPSSG; the protein is encoded by the coding sequence GTGAGCCGGCTGCGCACGGCGATCCTCATTTCAGGGCGCGGCTCCAATATGGACGCGCTGATCGAGGCGGCGCGCGCGCCGGATTTTCCGGCCGAGATCGCGCTGGTCGCCTCCAATCGCCCGGAGGCCGCGGGCCTCGCCAAGGCCAAGGCCGCCGGAATCGGCGTCGCCGCGGTCGATCACAAAATCTACGCCGGCCGCGAGGAATTCGAGCGCTCGCTGCAGATCGTGCTGGAGACGCATCGAATCGACTTTCTCTGCCTCGCCGGCTTCATGCGGCTGCTGACGCCCTGGTTCATCGGCCAATGGCGTGGGCGCATGCTCAATATTCATCCGGCGCTGCTGCCGTCCTTTCGCGGCCTGCACACGCATGAGCGAGCGCTCGCCGATGGCGTGAAGATCCACGGCTGCACCGTGCATTTCGTGGTTCCAGAAATGGACGAAGGGCCGATCGTCGCCCAATCGGCGGTCGCCGTGCTCGATTCCGACACGCCCGACAGTCTCGCGGCGCGCGTGCTCGAGCAGGAGCATCTGCTCTATCCGCGCGCCTTGCGGCTCGTCGCCTCCGGCGCCGTCAGAGTGGAAGGCAATCGCGTGCTCGGCGCGAGCCCATCGCCGCAGCCGGCGCTCGCCGTCCCCTCGTCCGGCTGA
- the purM gene encoding phosphoribosylformylglycinamidine cyclo-ligase — protein MTEGKGLTYAKAGVDIDAGNRLVDMIRPAVRSTRRPGADGEIGGFGGLFDLKAAGFSDPVLVAANDGVGTKIKIAIESGVHDTIGVDLVAMCVNDLVVQGAEPLFFLDYYASGKLEPDAAASVVSGIAAGCVEAGCALLGGETAEMPGLYSKGDYDLAGFAVGAAERSRLLPRAEVREGDLLFGLPSSGAHSNGFSLIRRIVAESGLAWDAPAPFAAERTLAEALLTPTRIYVKPLLAALKRSEKILGLAHITGGGFPDNLPRVLPKGLGASLDLGAFRPPPVFSWLALTGGVAEAEMLRTFNCGIGMVVVVAKDGADEAVAALREAGETPIAIGEIAASGDGPRVVTRGTLPL, from the coding sequence ATGACGGAAGGCAAGGGCCTCACATATGCGAAAGCCGGCGTCGATATAGACGCGGGCAATCGATTGGTGGACATGATCCGTCCCGCCGTGCGCTCGACTCGCCGGCCGGGCGCGGATGGCGAGATCGGCGGCTTCGGGGGCCTCTTCGACCTCAAGGCGGCCGGCTTTTCCGATCCGGTGCTGGTTGCCGCCAATGACGGCGTCGGCACCAAGATCAAGATCGCCATAGAATCGGGCGTTCACGATACGATCGGCGTCGATCTCGTCGCAATGTGCGTCAATGATCTCGTGGTCCAGGGCGCCGAGCCTCTGTTTTTTCTCGACTATTATGCGAGCGGCAAGCTCGAGCCGGATGCGGCGGCCTCGGTCGTCTCGGGGATCGCCGCCGGCTGCGTCGAGGCCGGCTGCGCGCTGCTGGGCGGCGAGACGGCGGAAATGCCGGGCCTCTATTCCAAGGGCGATTATGATCTCGCCGGCTTCGCCGTCGGCGCGGCCGAGCGCTCCCGCCTGCTGCCGCGCGCCGAGGTGAGGGAAGGCGACCTCTTGTTCGGCCTGCCCTCCTCCGGCGCCCATTCCAACGGCTTTTCGCTTATTCGCCGCATCGTCGCCGAGTCGGGCCTCGCCTGGGACGCGCCCGCGCCCTTCGCGGCCGAGCGAACGCTGGCCGAGGCGCTGCTCACGCCGACGCGCATCTATGTGAAGCCGCTGCTCGCGGCGCTGAAACGCAGCGAGAAAATTCTCGGCCTCGCCCATATCACCGGCGGCGGCTTTCCCGACAATCTGCCGCGCGTGCTGCCGAAGGGTCTGGGCGCCTCGCTCGATCTCGGCGCATTTCGTCCGCCGCCGGTCTTCTCCTGGCTCGCGCTGACGGGCGGCGTCGCGGAAGCCGAAATGCTGCGCACCTTCAATTGCGGAATCGGCATGGTCGTTGTCGTCGCCAAAGACGGCGCGGACGAAGCCGTCGCAGCGCTGCGCGAAGCGGGCGAGACGCCGATCGCCATAGGCGAGATCGCGGCGTCGGGCGACGGGCCGCGCGTCGTCACGCGCGGGACCCTGCCGCTGTGA
- a CDS encoding iron-sulfur cluster assembly accessory protein has protein sequence MNVMSLSDSAAERVRGLLAGAENANIGLRISVEKSGCAGMAYKMELAEPSPGDEVIEEKGARVIVAGQAVIYLLGTRMDLDVQQFSSSFVFQNPNQTSACGCGESVELNPVDPSAVEKHVNG, from the coding sequence ATGAACGTCATGAGCCTCAGCGACTCCGCGGCGGAGCGCGTGCGCGGCCTGCTCGCCGGCGCCGAGAACGCCAATATCGGCCTGCGCATATCGGTGGAGAAGAGCGGCTGCGCCGGCATGGCCTATAAGATGGAGCTGGCCGAGCCCTCGCCCGGCGACGAGGTGATCGAAGAAAAAGGCGCGCGCGTCATCGTCGCCGGCCAGGCGGTCATCTATCTGCTCGGCACGCGCATGGATCTCGATGTGCAGCAATTCTCCTCGAGCTTCGTGTTCCAGAACCCGAACCAGACCTCGGCCTGCGGCTGCGGCGAGAGCGTCGAGCTCAACCCGGTCGATCCGAGCGCCGTCGAGAAGCATGTGAACGGCTGA
- a CDS encoding VOC family protein produces the protein MEAPAPKIDGCLETALYVEDLTRASRFYEDALGLEPMFADQRLIAYDCGPRSVLLLFARETMGETVVLPGGEIPPHEGRGRLHFALAIRPEDLGLWERRLAEKNVPIEARMEWPLGGRSLYFRDPDDNLVELATPGIWKNY, from the coding sequence ATGGAAGCGCCCGCGCCGAAAATCGACGGGTGTCTCGAGACGGCTCTCTATGTCGAGGATTTGACGCGCGCCTCGCGTTTCTATGAGGATGCGCTCGGCCTCGAGCCCATGTTCGCCGATCAGCGGCTGATAGCCTATGATTGCGGTCCGCGCAGCGTGCTTCTACTTTTCGCGCGGGAAACTATGGGCGAGACGGTGGTTCTGCCGGGGGGCGAGATACCGCCGCACGAAGGTCGCGGGCGTCTGCATTTCGCGCTCGCGATCCGGCCCGAGGATCTCGGCCTGTGGGAGCGGCGGCTCGCGGAGAAGAATGTGCCGATCGAGGCGAGGATGGAGTGGCCGCTTGGCGGGCGGAGCCTCTATTTCCGCGATCCAGACGACAATCTCGTCGAGCTGGCGACGCCGGGCATATGGAAGAATTATTGA
- a CDS encoding iron-sulfur cluster assembly protein: MTREEQQPLPAGRSKEDVERLTQGIIAALKTVQDPEIPADIFELGLIYNIDITPEDVVYIDMTLTAPGCPVAGTIVEQVQSSVSLVPGVMAVIVKLVFEPPWDQSRMSDEARMTLDMW; encoded by the coding sequence CTGACGCGGGAGGAGCAGCAGCCCCTTCCCGCCGGCCGATCGAAGGAAGATGTCGAGCGGCTGACGCAAGGCATCATCGCCGCGCTGAAGACCGTGCAGGATCCCGAGATTCCCGCCGATATTTTCGAGCTCGGCCTCATTTACAATATCGACATCACGCCCGAGGACGTCGTCTATATCGACATGACCTTGACCGCGCCGGGCTGCCCCGTCGCAGGCACGATCGTCGAGCAGGTGCAGAGCTCGGTGAGCCTCGTGCCGGGCGTGATGGCCGTCATCGTCAAGCTCGTCTTCGAGCCGCCATGGGATCAGAGCCGCATGTCGGACGAAGCCCGCATGACGCTCGACATGTGGTGA
- a CDS encoding cysteine desulfurase: protein MNQPLLAEATAAYDVEAIRRDFPILAEKPYGKDLVYLDNAASAQKPRQVIERISQVYEHEYANVHRGLHYLANAATDAYEGARESLRRFLNAGDREEIIFTRGATEAINLVASSFGLANIGEGDEIILSIMEHHSNIVPWHFLRERKGAVLKWIETDDNGVFSLEDFEKLITPRTKIVALTHMSNVLAAPTPIADVVRIAHAHGVPVLVDGSQGAVHLDVDVRALDVDFYIITGHKLYGPTGIGALYGKREWLEKLPPFAGGGEMIETVTRDYVTYNTPPHRFEAGTPPIVQAAGLGAALDYMQKIGRPAIRAHEADLTAYAHERLSVIPGLRIFGHAKDKGPIVAFDMPEAHAHDIATVIDRSGVAVRAGTHCAMPLLQRFNVTSTCRASFAMYNTRDEVDRLAEALLKAKALFS, encoded by the coding sequence GTGAACCAGCCGCTCTTGGCCGAGGCCACGGCCGCCTATGACGTCGAGGCGATCCGCCGCGACTTTCCGATCCTGGCCGAAAAGCCCTATGGCAAGGATCTCGTCTATCTCGACAACGCCGCCTCGGCGCAGAAGCCGCGGCAGGTAATCGAGCGGATCTCCCAGGTCTACGAGCACGAATACGCCAATGTGCATCGCGGCCTGCATTATCTCGCCAATGCGGCGACCGACGCCTATGAGGGCGCGCGCGAATCCTTGCGCCGCTTCCTCAACGCCGGCGATCGCGAGGAGATCATCTTCACGCGCGGCGCGACGGAGGCGATCAATCTCGTCGCCTCCTCTTTCGGCCTCGCCAATATCGGCGAGGGCGACGAGATCATCCTCTCGATCATGGAGCATCACTCCAATATCGTGCCCTGGCATTTCCTGCGCGAGCGCAAGGGCGCGGTGCTGAAATGGATCGAGACCGACGATAATGGCGTCTTCTCGCTCGAGGATTTCGAGAAGCTCATCACGCCGCGGACGAAGATCGTCGCGCTGACGCATATGTCCAATGTGCTGGCGGCGCCGACGCCGATCGCCGATGTCGTGCGCATCGCTCATGCCCATGGCGTTCCGGTTCTCGTCGACGGCTCGCAAGGCGCGGTGCATCTCGATGTCGACGTGCGCGCGCTGGACGTCGATTTCTACATCATCACCGGCCACAAGCTCTATGGACCGACCGGCATCGGCGCGCTCTATGGCAAGCGCGAGTGGCTCGAGAAGCTGCCGCCCTTCGCCGGCGGCGGCGAGATGATCGAGACGGTCACGCGCGACTATGTGACCTACAATACGCCGCCGCATCGCTTCGAGGCCGGCACACCGCCCATCGTGCAGGCGGCGGGGCTCGGCGCGGCGCTCGACTATATGCAGAAGATCGGCCGCCCGGCGATCCGCGCTCATGAGGCCGATCTCACCGCCTATGCGCATGAGCGCCTCTCCGTTATACCGGGGCTTCGAATCTTCGGTCACGCCAAGGACAAGGGACCGATCGTCGCTTTCGACATGCCGGAGGCCCATGCCCACGACATAGCGACCGTCATCGACCGCTCTGGCGTCGCCGTGCGCGCCGGAACCCATTGCGCCATGCCGCTATTGCAGCGCTTCAACGTCACCTCCACCTGCCGCGCCTCTTTCGCAATGTATAATACGCGCGACGAGGTCGATCGCCTGGCGGAAGCGCTACTGAAAGCGAAGGCGCTGTTTTCTTGA
- the sufD gene encoding Fe-S cluster assembly protein SufD, protein MSAKRREGEIMTVQAIDKKSEAETAFAGAFEAMKGKGAPALRQASWEFFTRKGLPTRRVEAWHYTDLRASLRTVAPLGAPGAITLPPTTLGRVRLVVADGAFRPDLSDVASLPAGVELASLADVLAKEDASVLTALGLPENAGADAVVALNAALMQDGVVLRIAPATEVAKTIEILLVSTGDEARSSFTRSLVVVGDGAKAKIVETSLALAPSGAQENHVLAFAIGAGAEVEHIADIGPQSEAAIRLFSLLVTGQAKASFKSLGFVEGGGLVRRQIFARLAGEEASVALDGISLLGGKDHADTTLVVEHAAAHCQSRERFRSVLDGQSTGVFQGKVVVRPGAQKTDGSMQSRALLLSENATMNNKPELEIFADDVVCGHGATCGRLDADQLFYLVARGLPKHEAEALLIEGFAGEIVEALGEEAVRDVYFERIRSWLGKRGGAK, encoded by the coding sequence ATGTCGGCGAAGCGGCGTGAGGGTGAGATCATGACCGTGCAGGCGATCGACAAGAAGAGCGAGGCCGAGACGGCCTTCGCCGGCGCCTTCGAGGCGATGAAGGGCAAGGGCGCGCCCGCGTTGCGCCAGGCCTCGTGGGAGTTCTTCACGCGCAAGGGACTGCCGACGCGTCGCGTCGAGGCGTGGCACTACACCGATCTGCGCGCCTCGCTGCGCACAGTGGCGCCGCTCGGTGCGCCGGGAGCGATCACGCTGCCGCCGACGACCCTCGGCCGTGTGCGTCTCGTCGTCGCCGACGGCGCCTTCCGTCCCGATCTGTCCGATGTCGCGTCTTTGCCGGCCGGCGTCGAGCTCGCCTCTCTCGCCGACGTCCTCGCCAAGGAGGACGCCTCCGTCCTCACCGCGCTGGGCCTGCCGGAGAACGCCGGCGCCGACGCTGTAGTCGCTCTCAATGCGGCGCTGATGCAGGACGGCGTGGTTCTGCGCATCGCTCCGGCGACGGAAGTGGCGAAGACGATCGAAATATTGCTGGTCTCCACCGGCGACGAGGCGCGCTCCTCCTTCACGCGTTCGCTGGTCGTCGTCGGCGACGGCGCCAAGGCGAAGATCGTCGAGACGTCGCTCGCCCTCGCGCCTTCCGGCGCGCAGGAGAATCACGTTCTCGCCTTCGCGATCGGCGCCGGCGCCGAGGTCGAGCATATCGCCGATATCGGCCCGCAGTCGGAAGCGGCGATACGGCTGTTCAGCCTGCTCGTCACCGGCCAAGCGAAGGCGTCGTTCAAATCGCTCGGCTTCGTCGAAGGCGGCGGTCTGGTGCGCCGGCAAATCTTCGCGCGGCTCGCCGGCGAAGAGGCGAGCGTCGCGCTCGACGGAATTTCCCTGCTCGGCGGCAAGGACCATGCGGATACGACGCTCGTCGTCGAGCACGCGGCGGCCCATTGCCAGAGCCGTGAGCGTTTCCGCAGCGTGCTCGACGGTCAATCGACCGGCGTGTTCCAAGGCAAGGTGGTGGTGCGCCCGGGCGCGCAGAAGACCGACGGCTCCATGCAGTCGCGGGCTCTGCTGCTCAGCGAGAACGCCACGATGAACAATAAGCCGGAGCTGGAGATTTTCGCCGACGACGTCGTTTGCGGCCATGGCGCCACTTGCGGACGTCTCGACGCCGACCAGCTCTTCTATCTGGTGGCGCGCGGCCTGCCCAAGCATGAGGCCGAGGCGCTGCTGATCGAAGGCTTCGCCGGCGAGATCGTCGAGGCGCTCGGCGAGGAAGCGGTGCGCGACGTCTATTTCGAGCGCATCCGCAGCTGGCTCGGCAAGCGAGGGGGAGCGAAGTGA
- the sufC gene encoding Fe-S cluster assembly ATPase SufC, which yields MIEIKNLHVSIGERKILDGLNLTVKDGEVAAIMGPNGTGKSTLSYVISGREGYDVTEGEVLLDGENILGLEPHERAAKGVFLAFQYPVEIPGVATMTFLKAAVNAQRRSRGEEELQTPDFMKLIREASTKLGINMDMLKRALNVGFSGGEKKRMDILQMSLLQPKFGILDETDSGLDIDALRIVSEGVNALRSPNRGFLVITHYQRLLDYIKPDTVHVMAKGKIQKTGGPELALELEKSGYRDYVGEAA from the coding sequence ATGATCGAAATCAAGAATCTCCACGTCTCCATCGGCGAGCGCAAAATTCTCGACGGGCTGAACCTCACGGTGAAGGACGGCGAGGTGGCGGCCATCATGGGGCCGAACGGCACCGGCAAATCCACGCTCTCCTATGTCATCTCCGGCCGCGAGGGCTATGACGTCACCGAGGGCGAGGTGCTGCTCGACGGCGAGAATATTCTGGGCCTCGAGCCGCATGAGCGCGCCGCCAAGGGCGTGTTTCTCGCCTTCCAATATCCGGTCGAAATTCCTGGCGTCGCGACGATGACCTTCCTCAAGGCCGCCGTGAACGCGCAGCGCCGCTCGCGCGGCGAGGAAGAGCTGCAGACGCCGGACTTCATGAAGCTGATCCGCGAGGCGTCCACCAAGCTCGGCATCAACATGGACATGCTGAAGCGCGCGCTGAACGTCGGCTTCTCCGGCGGCGAGAAGAAGCGCATGGACATTCTGCAGATGAGCCTGCTGCAGCCCAAGTTCGGCATTCTCGACGAGACCGACTCCGGCCTCGACATCGACGCTCTGCGCATCGTCTCCGAGGGCGTGAACGCGCTGCGCTCGCCGAACCGCGGCTTCCTCGTCATCACCCATTATCAGCGCCTGCTCGACTACATCAAGCCGGACACTGTGCATGTGATGGCCAAGGGCAAGATTCAGAAGACCGGCGGGCCGGAGCTCGCGCTCGAGCTCGAGAAGAGCGGCTATCGCGATTATGTCGGCGAAGCGGCGTGA
- the sufB gene encoding Fe-S cluster assembly protein SufB, translated as MAARQETVARVEEIDVDAYKYGFTTDIESEKAPKGLSEDIVRFISAKKNEPEWLTEWRLEAYRRWLTMEEPKWARVDYPAIDYQDLYYYSAPKSTPGPKSLDEVDPELLRTYEKLGIPLREQEALAGVEQRKVAVDAVFDSVSVATTFREELSKAGVIFCPISEAVREHPELVRKYLGSVVPVTDNFYATLNSAVFSDGSFVYIPPGVRCPMELSTYFRINEKNTGQFERTLIIADAGSYVSYLEGCTAPKRDENQLHAAVVELVALDDAEIKYSTVQNWYPGDSEGKGGIYNFVTKRGDCRGKNSHISWTQVETGSAVTWKYPSCILRGDNSQGEFYSIAVSNGYQQVDSGTKMIHLGKNTKSRIISKGISAGNSQNTYRGQVSAHRKAEGARNFTNCDSLLIGDKCGAHTVPYLESKNASAVFEHEATTSKISDDQLFYCMQRGLSEEEATALIVNGFVRDVLQKLPMEFAVEAQKLIAVSLEGSVG; from the coding sequence ATGGCGGCTCGCCAGGAGACGGTGGCGCGCGTCGAAGAGATCGACGTCGACGCATATAAATACGGCTTCACCACCGATATCGAATCCGAAAAGGCCCCAAAGGGTCTCAGCGAGGATATCGTCCGCTTCATTTCGGCAAAGAAGAACGAGCCCGAATGGCTGACCGAGTGGCGGCTCGAGGCCTATCGGCGCTGGCTGACGATGGAGGAGCCCAAATGGGCTCGCGTCGATTATCCCGCGATCGACTATCAGGACCTCTATTACTATTCCGCGCCGAAATCGACGCCCGGGCCGAAGTCGCTGGACGAGGTCGATCCCGAGCTGCTGCGCACCTATGAGAAGCTCGGCATTCCGCTGCGCGAGCAGGAGGCGCTCGCCGGCGTCGAGCAGCGCAAGGTCGCCGTGGACGCGGTGTTCGACTCTGTCTCGGTGGCGACGACCTTCCGCGAGGAGCTGTCCAAGGCCGGCGTGATCTTCTGCCCGATCTCGGAAGCGGTGCGCGAGCATCCCGAGCTGGTGCGCAAATATCTCGGCTCTGTCGTTCCGGTGACGGATAATTTCTACGCCACGCTGAACTCCGCCGTCTTCTCGGACGGATCTTTCGTCTACATCCCGCCGGGCGTTCGCTGCCCGATGGAGCTGTCGACCTATTTCCGCATCAATGAGAAGAACACGGGACAGTTCGAGCGCACGCTCATCATCGCCGACGCCGGCTCCTATGTCAGCTATCTCGAAGGCTGCACGGCGCCCAAGCGCGACGAGAACCAGCTGCACGCCGCCGTGGTCGAGCTCGTCGCTCTCGACGACGCCGAGATCAAATATTCGACGGTGCAGAACTGGTATCCCGGCGACAGCGAGGGCAAGGGCGGCATCTACAATTTCGTCACCAAGCGTGGCGATTGCCGCGGCAAGAACTCGCATATCTCCTGGACGCAAGTGGAGACGGGCTCCGCGGTGACGTGGAAATATCCGTCCTGCATTCTGCGCGGCGACAATTCGCAAGGCGAGTTCTATTCGATCGCAGTGTCGAACGGCTATCAGCAGGTCGACAGCGGCACGAAGATGATCCACCTCGGCAAGAACACCAAGAGCCGCATCATCTCCAAGGGCATCTCCGCCGGCAATTCGCAGAACACCTATCGTGGTCAGGTGTCGGCGCATCGCAAGGCGGAAGGCGCGCGCAATTTCACAAATTGCGACAGCCTGCTCATCGGCGACAAATGCGGCGCGCATACGGTGCCCTATCTCGAGTCGAAGAACGCTTCCGCCGTGTTCGAGCATGAGGCGACGACGTCGAAGATCTCCGATGACCAGCTGTTCTACTGCATGCAGCGCGGCCTTTCCGAAGAAGAGGCGACGGCGCTCATCGTCAATGGTTTTGTGCGCGACGTTCTGCAGAAGCTGCCCATGGAATTCGCAGTGGAAGCGCAGAAACTGATCGCAGTTAGCCTCGAAGGCAGCGTCGGTTGA